TCCCATATCCAAGGGAAGGTTTCGTCCTTCAAGGCCTCTTCGACAGGGGCTTTCAGGGCTGCCCTCAATCGTTCGAGACCTTGAAGGGTTTCGGTGCAGGGTTTGCAGGTGCGGAGGTGATGTTCGACGAGGGCCTTCTCCTCCTCCGTGGCCTGATGGTCGAAATATCTCTCGAGGAGTCTCGTGATGGATTGGCAAGGACCTTTCATCGGTTTCCTTCCCCTTTAAGGTGGTCTTTCAAAAGTTCCAGAAGTCTCTTCCTCCCATAATGGAGACGGGACATCACGGTGCCGATGGAACAGCCCATCGTCTCGGCAATCTCGGCATAGGAGAGTTCCTCGATCTCCCGGAGCAGGAGGGCCGATCGCTGCTCACGGGGGAGTTGATCGATCGCCCATTTCATGATGGCTTCGAGTTCCTTTCGAGCCGCCAGCTGGTCCGGCCGTCCCTCCTCCGCCTCGACGGCCCGGATGTCTCCCGTTGCTTCGAGGCTGACCCCCGGAGTCTTCTTCGACCGCCGACAATGATCGATCGCCGCATTCAGGGTCAGACGATAGAGGTAGGTCGAGAGGGTCGATTTCCCTTTGAAACCTTTTAAGGAACGGAAAAGCTTGATAAAAACTTCCTGCACCACATCGAGGGCGTCCTCCCTCCTTCGAACCACGCCGTAAGCGATCCGGTAGACCCTCCGATGGTGCTGCTCAAAGATTTCCCTCATCGCGGTCTGATCGCCTTGTTGGCAGCGCTTAATCAGCTCGGCTTCTTTCTCATCCAATCGACCTTACCTCTTTAGACGAAAGGGGATGGGAATTATTCATCTGCCTTGATTTTGGGACCCCATTAGTGTAAAACTTCCCAACAGGCTGGGCAAATGGAAGGCCTCAAGCGCATCCTCTTCCTCCTCATCGGGTGGTTCTTCATCGGGTTGGGTCTCCTGGGTCTCTTTCTCCCCTTCCTTCAAGGGATTCTCTTCCTCATGATCGGCCTTCTCATTCTTTCCACCCATAGCACCAGGGTCAAGGGGTGGGTGAGACGTTTTGAAGAACGTCATCCTCATTATCATGAGCATATGGAGAAGTGGAGGGGAAAATTGAGAAAGTGGTTTAAGAGGGGCGAAAAGGCGGAGGAGCCCTCCCGGGGGGAAGAAAAGAAGCCTCTGGGCTGAGGAGATTTCAATGCCTGAGGGGGATGTGAAAGGGTTGGAGACGCTCGAACGGATCGAAGAGAGGGCCGAGAGGCTTCGTCTGCTGTCTCATCTGGGACAGATTCTGAATTCCACCCTCGATCCCAGGGAGGTCAGGAAGAGGGCGATGGAGGCGGCCACCCAGCTCATGAAGGCCGAAGTGGGCTCACTCCTCCTCATCGACGAGGCGAAGCATCGGCTTTATTTTGAAGTCGCCTTGGGCGAGAAAGGGGAGGCGGTGAAGGAGATCGCCCTTAACCTCGGCGAGGGGATAGCGGGATGGGTGGCAGAGCAGGGGGAGCCATTGATCGTCAACACCCCCGGACAGGACCTGCGCTTTTATAAAGGGGTGGATGAGCGGACCGATTTTGAGACGAGGAATCTCATCTGCGTTCCCGTCAAGATCAAAGGAAGGACGATCGGTGTGTTGGAGGCGATCAACAAGAGGGATGGAGGGGCCTTCGACGAGGAGGACCTCCTTCTTCTCCAATCCCTCTCCGACCAGGTGGCCATCGCCCTGGACAACGCCCGACTCTACCAGGAATTGGAGGAGATGTTTTTTGAGACGGCCGAATCTCTTGCCGATGCGATCGAGAAGCGGGACCCCTATACCGGCGGGCATACGAAGAGGGTGACCCAATACAGCCTGGCCATTGCGAGGCAGCTTCGATGGAAACCCGAGGAGATGAAGTGGCTGAAGATCTCGGCGGCACTCCACGATATCGGCAAGATCGGGATCGACGATCAGATTCTACGGAAGCCGGACCGACTGGCCCCGGAAGAATACCAAGCGATTAAGCGCCATGCCGCGTTAGGGGCGGAGATCATCGACCACATCAAGCAGCTCAAGCGGATCGTCCCGGGGATCCGACATCATCATGAGCAGCTGGATGGCAAGGGGTATCCAGAGGGTTTAAGGGGAGCGGAGATCCCGGAGGTGGCCAAGATCATCGCCGTGGCCGATACCTATGATGCCATGACCACGGATCGGCCCTATCGGAAAGGAATGAGCAAAGAGGTGGCCTTCAGAGAATTGAAGAGGTGTTCGGGAACCCAGTTCGACGAGGCCGTGGTTCAGGCCTTTATCAAAGCCTATGAGGCGGGAGAGGTGTGAAGACCCTGAGTTGACCGCAGGGGGTTCGGAAGGGGCAAGGAGGTCCCTCGGCAGGGAGACCTCTGGCCTGTCCATCGAAGAGGTCCTTCAGACGTGGAAGCGGACGAAAGGGATCTCCTCCTGTATCACGGCCCTGCGGGTGTTTGAGAAGAGGGAGGGAGAATACCGGCCCGTTCCGGACTTCCTCCACCCCCTCTTGAGAGAGGCCCTGAAGTCGAAAGGGATTGCCACGCTCTACTCCCACCAGGCCGAAGCCCTGCGGTCCATTCAGGAAGGCCGCGATGTGGTCATCGTGACCCCCACCGCGTCAGGGAAGACCCTCTGTTACAACCTTCCGGTCTTGAATCAGAAGCTTTCCGACCCCTCCACCAAAGCCTTCTATCTCTTTCCTACGAAGGCCCTGTCTCAGGATCAGAGGGTTGAGCTTCAGGATCTGATCGAGAGGGTGGGGAGACCCATCCGGGCGTTCACCTATGATGGGGACACCCCGGCCGAGGCCCGGCAGGCGATCCGAAGCCAGGGCGATGTCGTCATCACCAATCCGGATATGCTCCATACGGGCATCCTTCCCCACCATACCAAGTGGGCGTCCTTCTTCCAGGGACTGAGGTTCGTGGTGATCGATGAACTCCACACCTACCGAGGCGTCTTCGGCTCCCATATGACCAATGTCTTGAGACGGTTGAAGCGGATCTGCGAATTTTACGGGGCCTCGCCCCAGTTCATCTGTTGCTCCGCCACGATCGCCAATCCGAAAGATTTGGCAGAGAGGCTTCTGGAACGGCCCACCGTTTTGATTGACCGAAACGGCGCTCCCTCCTCCGAGAAGATCTTTCTCTTCTACAACCCCCCTCTCGTCAACAAGGAGCTCGGGATCCGGGGGAACCCTCTCCATGCGGCGAGGCGACTGGCCACCCCTTTCCTCCAGAAGGGCATCCAGACCATCCTTTTTGCCACGAGCCGGCTACAGGTCGAGGTGCTGACCAAATATCTCAAGGACCGATTTGAGAAGGAGATCGGAGACAGGGGGAAGGTGAGGGGCTATCGGGGCGGTTATCTCCCGGAGGTTCGGCGGGAGATCGAAAGGGGGTTGCGAGAAGGAGCGGTGAAGGCGGTCGTCTCCACCAATGCCCTCGAACTCGGGATCGACATCGGCGACCTCGACGTCTGCCTCATCGTGGGCTACCCCGGGACCATCGCCAGCACCTACCAACAGGCCGGCAGGGTGGGGAGGCGGGGGGAGAGATCGCTGGTGGTGCTCATCGCGAGAAGCCTGCCCCTGGACCAGTTCATCGTGGAAAATCCGGACTACTTCTTCGGAAGGTCGCCGGAATATGGATTGATCAATCCCGACAACCTCCTCATCTTGCTCAGCCACCTTCAGTGCGCGGCCTTCGAGCTCCCCTTTCGGGAAGGGGAACGTTTCGGAAAAGAGGACCTGAAGGAGATGCTCCAATTTCTTGAAGAGAAGGGGATCCTCCATCAGGCGAACCGACACTGGTACTGGGCCCGGGAGGCCTATCCCGCGGAGAAGGTGAGCCTTCGGTCCTCCTCCGAGGAGAACTTCGTCGTCGTCGATACGACGAAGAAGAAGGAGGAGGTCATCGCCGAGGTCGACTTCGTCGCCGCCCATACCACCCTCTATGAGGGCGCGGTCTACCTCTGTGAATCCGAGATCTATTCGGTGGAGAGGCTGGATTACCCCAACCGGAGGGCCTATGTCAAAAAGGCCGAAGGGGATTATTACACCGAGGCCATCGACTATACCGATGTCGCCATCCTGGAAGGATTTGCGGCGAGACAGGGGGAGGGGATCGTCTATGAGCATGGCGAGGTGAGGGTCCTGACGCGCCTGGTGGGCTACAAAAAGATCAAATTCTATACCCTCGAGAACTTGGGGTACGGGAAGATCGAACTGCCGGACCTCCAATTTCACACCGCCGCTTACTGGATGACCTTTCGTAAGGAATGGCTGGATCGGTTGCCCTATTCCAGACTGGAGTTGATCGAAGGGGTGTTGGGCCTGAGTTATGCCCTCCATTCCGTCGCTTCCCTCCATCTCATGTGCGATCCCCATGACCTCAACCGCTGTGTGGGAGACCGGGGAGCCCGATGGTTCCTGCGGCTCTCGAGAGATGCCCAAGGGTGGTATTCCTTCTGCGAACCAGAGGAGGTCTCGAAGGAGACCCTCGGCCCCTTCGAGCCCACCCTCTTCCTCTACGAGAACTATCCCGGAGGGATTGGGTTCAGTCCACAGCTCTTCGACGACACACCGGTGCTTCTCGAGAAAGCGGAGAGGCTGATTTCCAAATGCGATTGCGCCCACGGATGCCCCTCCTGTGTGGGACCGGTGAAAGAGGTGGGAGAGAAGTCGAAAAGGGTGGCCCAGGCCTTGTTGAAAGAAATTTTGAGGCTCGGAGTCCAGAGGGGGTAGGGAAGATCGAGAAAAGGTCCAGTCCCCTTCCAAGGGCTTGGAAGTTTTCAATCGATGGAATTGAAAGAGCGACTTCGTCAGCTGACCTCGTTATGGAAGGCCCCCGGTCTCCCTCCCGAGGGCGGGCGGGAAGGAGACCTGAGGCGCCCTTTTGAAGAAGGATTGCCGGAAGGACGCCCCCCTTGGCATCGAGAGCCCATCCCCATCGAGAGGCTGATCGAAGGAGAGGTCGTCAACACCCCCGAGGGCACTACCTTTCGGACCGAGACATATTACCCTCCCCAATTTCGATATGGGGCGATGACCCTGGCCGAGATCCATACCATTCCCACCTATCCGGCCCACCTCCTGGTCAGGGATGATCGCCTCAAATCGCTCGACCTTCAAAAGACCCTCTTCCTCGATACCGAGACCACGGGCCTTTCAGGCGGGACAGGGACCCTGGCCTTTCTGATCGGCTTGGGATTCTTTCGCGGGGAGGGTTTTATCATCCGACAGCTCTTCGTGAGAGATTTCTCTGAAGAGAGGGCCGCCCTCTCCCTTCTCGAAGAGACGCTCACCTCCTTCGGGTTTCTCGTCACCTTCAACGGCCGCCATTATGACGTCCCCCTTCTTGAGACCCGGATGATCCTATCGAGGATACGCACCCGGATCCGGGAGATTCCCAACTTCGACCTCCTCTATCCATCGCGGAAGATCTGGCGAGGGGCCTATGAGAACTGCAGGCTGGTGACGCTCGAGGCCAGGCTCCTGGGAATGGAGCGAGAGGAGGATGTGCCCTCGGAATGGATTCCTTCCCTCTATTTCGAGTACCTTCAGACCCGGGATGCGAGAAAGATCCACCGGGTCTTCTACCACAACCGGATGGACATCCTGGCGATGGTGGCGCTCACGGCGAGGATCCATCTCATCTATCACGATCCTCAGGCCGCCCGTCCGAAGAAAGGGATCGAGCACTTCTCGCTGGGTCGGCTCTTCTGGGATCATGGGGAACGGGAGAAGGCCATCCCCTGCTTCGAGGCCGCCCTGAAACGGTGTGACGATGAACTGGCCTGGGAGGTGATGAAATGGCTTTCCATGGCATTGAAGCGGACGGGGAGGATCGAACAGGCGAGGTCGGTCTGGGAGGAGATGTTGAGCTTCCCCCACCCCAAGGATGCCCATCCCTACCTCGAGCTGGCCAAATTTCATGAGCATCGGCTGAAGGACTTTAAAAAGGCCATGGACTATGTGGACCGGGCCTTGGCCCTGACCCCTTCCCACCAAGGGAGGGAGATCGAAAGCCTCCTCCTGAGGAAGGGCCGATTGGCGAAGAAGTCCCGCAATGCGACTCCCTGAGCGGTATCGGTGGTTGCTCTGGCTCTCCCTTGCCGAGATCGGCACGATGCTCGTCTTCAACAATTACGCCGCCCTCCTCCCCATCCTTCAGAAAGAGTGGTCCTTGACCAACAGCCAGGCGGGGTGGATCTACTCCTCCTATCAGATCGGTTACCTCCTCGCCGTCGTCCTCCTGACCTCGCTCACCGATTACGTCCCGACCCCATATATCTATATCCTCTCCTCCTTCTGGGCGGGGGGGGCCGGGATGCTCTTTGCGTTCTGGGCAGAGGGGTTTAACTCCGCCCTCATCCTGAGGACGCTCATGGGCATCGGGTTTGCCGGGACCTATATGCCCGGATTGCGGATGGTCTCCGAGCGATTCGGGCCGTTCGAGAGAGGCCGGGCCGTCGGGATCTATGTGGGGACGTTCACCCTGGGAGCGGCCATCTCCCTCTTCGTCACCGGCACGCTCTATTCCCTTTACTCCTGGAGATGGGCCTTCTTCCTGACCTCCCTTGGGCCGATGCTGGGAGGGTTTCTTGCCCTCTTCACCTTCGGCAAGGGGGCTGCAGCAAAGGGAGAGGAGGGAAGGAGGATGCCCCTTCGAGAGATTTTGAACCACCGGCCGGCCTTGCGCATGATCGGGGGATATGCGGCCCATATGTGGGAGATGTTTGGGATGAGAGGGTGGATCGTCGCCTTTCTGACCGCCTGCCTCCTCACCGACCAGGGGGGCATCGAGAAGGCCACGAGCCTCAGCGCGGTGATCGCCTCCTTCGTGACGCTGGCAGGAGCCCTCTCCAATGCCATAGGCGGAGCCCTCTCCGATCGCTTTGGAAGGGTCCCCACGATCATCGTCGTGATGGTGGGGAGCAGCCTCCTCTCCCTGTCGATCGGATGGATGAGAGGCGCCCCTTTGCCCTGGATCGTGGGCCTCTCGATCCTGTATGGATTCCTGGTGACGGGAGAATCTTCGGTGCTCTCCACCGGAATCACGGAACTGGCCCCCCGGGGAGGGTTGGGAAGAACCCTGGCCCTACAATCCTTCCTCGGATGGACAGCGGCCTCCCTGTCTCCGATTGCCTTTGGGTTCGTGCTGGATCTGACCAACCCCGCGGAAGCGGCGGTTCGAACGGGATATGTCGCCAACTGGGGGTGGGCCTTCATGGTCCTGGGATTGGGAGCGATGATCGGCCCTTTCCTTCTCTGGCCTTTGAAGCAAAAACCCCTTGACAGGTAGGGATCGAATTTTTATATTATCGGGGCAAAGGGAAATGGTAGAGGTCCACGACCTCGAGAAGGAGGGAGGAAGAGCGGATGCCCACCTACGACTATCATTGCCCGAAATGCAAGAAGAAATTCTCTCTCGTGATGAGCATCAAGGATCACGATGAGGGGAAAGCCAAATGCCCCAAATGTGGCAATAAAAAGGTTGAACAGCAAATCAGTCTCTTCCAGGCCAAGACCTCGAGGAAGAGTTAACCCCTGCCATCACCCGATCCGAATCCCCCGACTCCCCCAGTCGAATCTTTCCGAGACCGAGAGGTGAGCCGTCTCGGAAGGGATATCCCTTTGCACCGAAGGGGCCTCTTTTTCCTCAGATCAACGTCCCTTCCGTCCAACCTAATTTGACGATGTCGATGCGGCCAAGATCGCTGACGCCGAGGCGATACTTCTCGTCGGCGGCGAAGATATGGGTGGGCGGTGTTTCGAGGGGTTTATCCTCTTTGAAGTAGGCGATCCGCTGGAGCTGGAGCAATCGCGCCCCCACGGCGTCGAGGGCCACCGGGTCCTTTCCGAGGAGAAGGCCCTTGTAGTCGGAGACGAATCTCGGGTCAAAGTGGTGGGGGCCACGATTATAGAACTGGGTTCGGAGGAGGCTGAGGATGTTGAGCCTCGTTTTTCCCCTGACGATCGGTTTGTTCCAAATCGAGGCCAGTGGGGAACAGGCCTCTCCATGGTAGAGCCATGGCGTCGGGACGAACATCACGTAATTCTTGATACAGCCCCCGATGCCTGACCAATGGTGGGTCCTCAAGGGGCGGACATTGATCAAGGCGGTGGAGGATTTGAAAATGGGATTGTTCAAAACCCCCCGGTCGTCGATCGCGATATTTTTCCGCGAAACGCCCGCATCCATCACCCTCCTGACGATGGCCTCTTCGAGCTCCGGAGGGGTGGGAAGATAAGGCCAGACATTGCTCTTGACGCCCACGATGTCATGGGGTTTGATCAGCCTCTTCCAGGCCTGAACGGGATCGGTCTCCTCTAAAAGGGCACAGACGCCTTCATCCAGCATCCTCTGCACGACCTTTGCGTTGAGGTGGCCCTGAGGGTCGATGGCGTTCTCGTCACGGACGAGAACCACTTTGACCCTGTCCCCTCCCTCCGATCCTCCCGTGAGCGAGGAACCTATGGCCGCACCCAACGTGGCATAGGCCGTGCTTCGGAGGAAATCCCTCCGGGTGATGATCTTGCGGAATGTCATGGGCGACCTCGTTTCAAGCGGTTCTGAGCCGATTCGATCAGGGTTTCGGCCTTTTCTTGCGAAGGTGCGTCGAAGACGATAAGGAGATACCTCTCCGTTAATGTGGCGGAGGTCCATTTTCCATTTTCCGTTTTTACGGTTTGGGTGGGCGGGGCCTCAGGCATATAGGCCTTCATAAACCTCTTCAGAGCGTTTTCCGCCTGCCTCCGTCCGGGATACTGGATCAGGAGAAGGAAGGCCCTGTCTTTCTCGCCCCCCAGGAGATAGGGGGCCAGGACCGCAGGGGTTTTCTCTCCTAAACCCAAAAGGTTTTCGTGAGCGAGGAAGTAGTGATGGTTGAGAATCTGGGGATGGCGAAAGTAACGGATGGCATTTTTCGTCAGCCCTCCTTCGGGGAGGTATTGGATCAATGTCGGAAGCGTCCCCTCCTCCTTGATCTTTTTTGCGATGGCCCTGCCGATCTTCAGGAGTTCGACCTTGGTGGTGGCGGTCTCCTTCTCAGCAAAGAGGGAGACGAAATACCTTCCTTTCCAGAACCTGAGAAGGCCGCCTCCGTAATCTGACCCCTGACCAATTCCCACCTCTTCTTCCGGCGTCTGGTAGGAAAAGATCCCGAAGGCATCTTCGGAGGCGCCCATATCGTAGAGCTCCACCACGATGGCGGGGTGGCCCTCTTTGACATATTTTCGGACCATCAGGAGGCTAAAGGCGTAGGCACGGTAAAGCTCGGCTGCACCGTCCATATATTTGAAGGCGGTCTGGCGGTCGTAAAACTCCTCCTTTCCCTCCGCCTTATAGTCCTCCAGCTGGGAGGGGAGCAATCTCCTCATCTCCCCCCTCCTCCCCTCTTTCTCGGCTGAAAAGGCGAAAGGTTGGGCGGTCATGAAGGTCCCCCAAATCAGAAGGAAAGAGGCCAGGGGAAGGATCCGGTCAGGTTTCACCATTTTGCCCCACAGGACACGATTTAAAGCAGTTGAAACAGAAGTATTGAAAGCCGATGAAGCCGGCCTGATAGAGACGCCAGAAGTGGACGTCCTTGATCATCCTCTTCTGGTCTTCGATCGGGCTTTCGGCGAATTTCGTCCAGAAGCGGATGGCGCTGCCGATGCCATAGGGCTGACTGTTTTTAAGGCACTTCATGTCGTCGGTTTTACCCTCTTCGTCGAGGGCTCCGACGGGACAACTCGTGACGCAGAGGTGGCAGCCCGTGCAGAGCGTTTCCGTGACCGGAGGATCCGAGGGCAGATCGAGGTTGGTGAGAACGGCGGTGAAAAGGACCCGGGATCCGAGCCTGGGATGGATGACGAGGTTATGCCTGCCGAGATGGCCCAATCCGGCTGCAATCGCGGCATGGCGCAGGGAGACATCGCCGATGGTTCCCTTGGTTTCGTCACTCATGTAGAGGGGGTAAGAAGGGGGAACGGTCATGGCCTTGGCCTTCAGCTCTTTTTCTAAGAAGCGGGCCAGACGATAATTGGTGGATCGGGCAAACTCGATCTCGTCGAGCCGACCGCCCATGGCGATCTGCATATTGCCGCTCTCACAATTGGAGAGGGCCTTGTGGGCGAGGACCACGATCGATCGGACCCCTGGAAAGATCGATTGAATGTCGGGAGACCTGGGGCTCCTATAGTCCCTGACGGATGCGATGCCGACATCGTCCACCCCCAGCCCCAAGAGGAAGGCTTTGATCTTCTCTTTCATGGAGAGCCTCCTGATTTCAGCCTGCCCTTCTCTTCCATTATAGGGGAAAACCCCCATGGAAAGCAAAAGGCCCCTCGCACTAATGGAGACCAAAGAGGTCAGGAAGCCAGAGGGAGAGGCCGGGGAGGTAGGTGATGATTAAAAGGGCAACGATCAGGGCAGCCACAAAGGGAAGGGCGGCCCGGGAGATGCGCTCCATCGAGATCTCGGCCAGATTGGCGGCCACATAGAGATTTAAGGCCACCGGCGGTGTCACGGTGCCGATGGAGAGGTTGACGGCCATCATCACGCCAAACCACATCGGGTCCCACCCGAAATGCCTGATCACCGGCAGGAGAATGGGGAGGAAGACATAGAAGATGGAGATGGCATCCATGATCATCCCCGCGATCAGGAGCAGGAGGTTTAAGAGCAAGAGGAGGGCGATGGGATTCTGCGAGAAGGAGAGCAGGGCCTTGGCGGCTCGATCCATGACGCCGAGGGTGGAGCCCGTCCAGGCGAAGAGCCCGGCGAAGGCGACCACGATCATGACCACGGAGGTGGCCACCGCAGCATCCCTCAGCACCTCGTAAAGGATCTTCATCTTCAGATTTCGATAAATGAAGATCCCGACCACGAGGCCATAAAAGACGGCGACGACGGCCGCCTCCGTCGGCGTGAAGATGCCCCCGTAAATCCCCCCCAGGATGATCACGGGAGCGAGCAGACCGAAGATCGCCTCCTTGAAGGCCTTCCTTATTTCGGATTTGGTTCCCCATCGCTCTCCGCCCCATCCCTTTCTTTTCGAGATGAGGTAGACCGGGATGACCAGGGCCAGCCCCATGATGAGCCCAGGGACGACCCCTGCGGCGAAGAGGCCGCTTATGGACGTTTCCGTGATCACCCCATAGACCACGAAGGCGACACTGGGCGGGATGAGGACGTCGGTCGTGGCCGCGGAGGCGACGAGGGCCGATGCAAACCCCTTGTCGTAACCCCGTTTCACCATGGCCGGGATCATGACCGCGCCGATGGCCGCCGTATCCGCAGGGCCGGTCCCAGAGATGGCTCCGAAGAAGACGCAGCCCGCCACCGCCACCAACCCCAGGCCTCCCGGAATCGGGCCGATGAGAAGGTTCAGAAGGTTGACCAACCGCCTCGAGAGCCCAACCCGGTCCATGAGGAATCCGGCAAGGATGAAGAAGGGGATGGCCAGGAGCGGAAATTTGGCGATGTTGGCGAAGAAGTTCGTCGAGATGACCATGATGCCCAGATGGTACTGATAGAGGAAGACGATCGCCGTGATCCCGACGCTGATGGCAATCGGAACCCCGAGGAAAAGGAGGAGGAAGAAGAGCCCGAAGAAGAGGATTCCCGGTTCCATCAGGTTTTTCCAGCTCTTTGACAGGCCAGGTAGGCGCCTTGAAAGATTCGAAAGATAACCAGGAGGCTCCAGATCGGCATCCCGATGGTGTACCACCATTGGGGGACCCCGATGCCGCTCGAGGTAATTTTCAAGGCCACCTCTTCTTTGATCTGGAGGATCGAGAAGTAAATCAGAAGGGCGAAGAGGATCGCTCCTAAAAGGGCACTGATCCAGAGAAGGAGTTTCCGGGCCTTGAGGGGAAGCCGGTCCGTGAGAAAGGTGAAACTGAGATGGGTCCCCTGACGGAAGGCGATGGCTGACCCCAGGAGCGTGACCCAGACGAAGAGGCTGACGACCAGCTCCTCGGTGAAGGCGAGGGAAAATTTTAGCAGGTAGCGAGAGACGATGTTGACGAACAGGATGAGGCCCATGAGGCCAAAGAGGAAGACACAGAGGACTTCTTCCAGATGGGAGGCCAGCCACTTCCCTCTTTTGAGCATCATGATTCGACCCCGACTTGCCCCCTCTCGACCCGAGATCGGAACGAAATCCTTTCCCAAGGCCAGAGGGGGCCGGAAGGGATTGGATTATTTGACGCCTTTGATCACCTTATCCGCCGCACTGACCAAATCGGCCCCGATCTCCGGTACCCACTTATCATAGACCGATT
This Thermodesulfobacteriota bacterium DNA region includes the following protein-coding sequences:
- a CDS encoding DUF362 domain-containing protein — protein: MTFRKIITRRDFLRSTAYATLGAAIGSSLTGGSEGGDRVKVVLVRDENAIDPQGHLNAKVVQRMLDEGVCALLEETDPVQAWKRLIKPHDIVGVKSNVWPYLPTPPELEEAIVRRVMDAGVSRKNIAIDDRGVLNNPIFKSSTALINVRPLRTHHWSGIGGCIKNYVMFVPTPWLYHGEACSPLASIWNKPIVRGKTRLNILSLLRTQFYNRGPHHFDPRFVSDYKGLLLGKDPVALDAVGARLLQLQRIAYFKEDKPLETPPTHIFAADEKYRLGVSDLGRIDIVKLGWTEGTLI
- a CDS encoding GAF domain-containing protein — protein: MPEGDVKGLETLERIEERAERLRLLSHLGQILNSTLDPREVRKRAMEAATQLMKAEVGSLLLIDEAKHRLYFEVALGEKGEAVKEIALNLGEGIAGWVAEQGEPLIVNTPGQDLRFYKGVDERTDFETRNLICVPVKIKGRTIGVLEAINKRDGGAFDEEDLLLLQSLSDQVAIALDNARLYQELEEMFFETAESLADAIEKRDPYTGGHTKRVTQYSLAIARQLRWKPEEMKWLKISAALHDIGKIGIDDQILRKPDRLAPEEYQAIKRHAALGAEIIDHIKQLKRIVPGIRHHHEQLDGKGYPEGLRGAEIPEVAKIIAVADTYDAMTTDRPYRKGMSKEVAFRELKRCSGTQFDEAVVQAFIKAYEAGEV
- a CDS encoding zinc ribbon domain-containing protein; translation: MPTYDYHCPKCKKKFSLVMSIKDHDEGKAKCPKCGNKKVEQQISLFQAKTSRKS
- a CDS encoding sigma-70 family RNA polymerase sigma factor produces the protein MDEKEAELIKRCQQGDQTAMREIFEQHHRRVYRIAYGVVRRREDALDVVQEVFIKLFRSLKGFKGKSTLSTYLYRLTLNAAIDHCRRSKKTPGVSLEATGDIRAVEAEEGRPDQLAARKELEAIMKWAIDQLPREQRSALLLREIEELSYAEIAETMGCSIGTVMSRLHYGRKRLLELLKDHLKGEGNR
- a CDS encoding MFS transporter, encoding MRLPERYRWLLWLSLAEIGTMLVFNNYAALLPILQKEWSLTNSQAGWIYSSYQIGYLLAVVLLTSLTDYVPTPYIYILSSFWAGGAGMLFAFWAEGFNSALILRTLMGIGFAGTYMPGLRMVSERFGPFERGRAVGIYVGTFTLGAAISLFVTGTLYSLYSWRWAFFLTSLGPMLGGFLALFTFGKGAAAKGEEGRRMPLREILNHRPALRMIGGYAAHMWEMFGMRGWIVAFLTACLLTDQGGIEKATSLSAVIASFVTLAGALSNAIGGALSDRFGRVPTIIVVMVGSSLLSLSIGWMRGAPLPWIVGLSILYGFLVTGESSVLSTGITELAPRGGLGRTLALQSFLGWTAASLSPIAFGFVLDLTNPAEAAVRTGYVANWGWAFMVLGLGAMIGPFLLWPLKQKPLDR
- a CDS encoding DUF454 family protein; translation: MEGLKRILFLLIGWFFIGLGLLGLFLPFLQGILFLMIGLLILSTHSTRVKGWVRRFEERHPHYHEHMEKWRGKLRKWFKRGEKAEEPSRGEEKKPLG
- a CDS encoding DEAD/DEAH box helicase: MRRERCEDPELTAGGSEGARRSLGRETSGLSIEEVLQTWKRTKGISSCITALRVFEKREGEYRPVPDFLHPLLREALKSKGIATLYSHQAEALRSIQEGRDVVIVTPTASGKTLCYNLPVLNQKLSDPSTKAFYLFPTKALSQDQRVELQDLIERVGRPIRAFTYDGDTPAEARQAIRSQGDVVITNPDMLHTGILPHHTKWASFFQGLRFVVIDELHTYRGVFGSHMTNVLRRLKRICEFYGASPQFICCSATIANPKDLAERLLERPTVLIDRNGAPSSEKIFLFYNPPLVNKELGIRGNPLHAARRLATPFLQKGIQTILFATSRLQVEVLTKYLKDRFEKEIGDRGKVRGYRGGYLPEVRREIERGLREGAVKAVVSTNALELGIDIGDLDVCLIVGYPGTIASTYQQAGRVGRRGERSLVVLIARSLPLDQFIVENPDYFFGRSPEYGLINPDNLLILLSHLQCAAFELPFREGERFGKEDLKEMLQFLEEKGILHQANRHWYWAREAYPAEKVSLRSSSEENFVVVDTTKKKEEVIAEVDFVAAHTTLYEGAVYLCESEIYSVERLDYPNRRAYVKKAEGDYYTEAIDYTDVAILEGFAARQGEGIVYEHGEVRVLTRLVGYKKIKFYTLENLGYGKIELPDLQFHTAAYWMTFRKEWLDRLPYSRLELIEGVLGLSYALHSVASLHLMCDPHDLNRCVGDRGARWFLRLSRDAQGWYSFCEPEEVSKETLGPFEPTLFLYENYPGGIGFSPQLFDDTPVLLEKAERLISKCDCAHGCPSCVGPVKEVGEKSKRVAQALLKEILRLGVQRG
- a CDS encoding ribonuclease H-like domain-containing protein, with protein sequence MPEGRPPWHREPIPIERLIEGEVVNTPEGTTFRTETYYPPQFRYGAMTLAEIHTIPTYPAHLLVRDDRLKSLDLQKTLFLDTETTGLSGGTGTLAFLIGLGFFRGEGFIIRQLFVRDFSEERAALSLLEETLTSFGFLVTFNGRHYDVPLLETRMILSRIRTRIREIPNFDLLYPSRKIWRGAYENCRLVTLEARLLGMEREEDVPSEWIPSLYFEYLQTRDARKIHRVFYHNRMDILAMVALTARIHLIYHDPQAARPKKGIEHFSLGRLFWDHGEREKAIPCFEAALKRCDDELAWEVMKWLSMALKRTGRIEQARSVWEEMLSFPHPKDAHPYLELAKFHEHRLKDFKKAMDYVDRALALTPSHQGREIESLLLRKGRLAKKSRNATP
- a CDS encoding 4Fe-4S binding protein, producing MKEKIKAFLLGLGVDDVGIASVRDYRSPRSPDIQSIFPGVRSIVVLAHKALSNCESGNMQIAMGGRLDEIEFARSTNYRLARFLEKELKAKAMTVPPSYPLYMSDETKGTIGDVSLRHAAIAAGLGHLGRHNLVIHPRLGSRVLFTAVLTNLDLPSDPPVTETLCTGCHLCVTSCPVGALDEEGKTDDMKCLKNSQPYGIGSAIRFWTKFAESPIEDQKRMIKDVHFWRLYQAGFIGFQYFCFNCFKSCPVGQNGET